One Thermofilum sp. genomic window carries:
- the mtnA gene encoding S-methyl-5-thioribose-1-phosphate isomerase: MLNLPRTLEWRDGKLAFIDQTKLPDELVYIVTNDWRRVAEAIKRLEIRGAPAIGVAAAYALALYAYHSREDDAESFLQHLEEVASALKSTRPTAVNLFWAVERVLAAAKASSDAEEARRAVIREAMAIHREDEEANRKIGELGERLISDGDTIITVCNAGSLATSYWGTATAPMYVAKERGKSFRVIALETRPFLQGARLTAWELSRAGIEVVVATDNSIGILAEKERIDLALVGADRITRLGYVANKLGTYPLALVSRVHNIPFYVAAPTSTVDLRSAGPGDFEIEKRSPEEVLYVKGIRIAPEGVTAIYYAFDITPPQLVTGIITERGIAYPPYSKSLISILGAGN; this comes from the coding sequence ATGTTGAACCTTCCACGTACTCTCGAGTGGAGGGATGGTAAGCTCGCGTTCATCGACCAGACCAAACTCCCTGATGAGCTGGTGTATATTGTAACAAATGATTGGCGGAGAGTTGCCGAGGCGATTAAGCGTCTGGAGATAAGAGGGGCTCCAGCCATAGGCGTAGCTGCAGCCTATGCGCTTGCTCTGTACGCATACCACTCCCGGGAGGATGATGCGGAGAGCTTCCTCCAGCACCTCGAAGAGGTTGCGAGCGCTTTGAAATCTACCAGACCCACAGCGGTGAACCTTTTCTGGGCTGTTGAGCGTGTTCTCGCTGCAGCTAAGGCTTCAAGCGACGCAGAGGAGGCGCGGAGAGCTGTGATCAGGGAGGCTATGGCGATACACAGAGAGGATGAGGAGGCGAACAGGAAGATAGGAGAGTTGGGAGAGCGGCTGATAAGCGACGGAGATACCATAATCACCGTGTGCAATGCTGGCTCACTTGCGACCAGCTACTGGGGTACTGCTACAGCACCGATGTACGTCGCGAAAGAGCGGGGTAAGAGCTTTAGGGTGATTGCTCTGGAGACTAGGCCCTTCCTTCAGGGCGCTCGGCTAACTGCGTGGGAGCTCTCGAGAGCCGGCATCGAGGTCGTAGTAGCGACGGACAACAGCATCGGGATACTCGCCGAGAAGGAGAGGATAGATCTCGCTCTCGTTGGCGCCGATAGAATTACCCGTCTAGGGTATGTGGCTAACAAGCTCGGAACGTACCCTCTCGCCCTAGTCAGCAGGGTGCACAACATCCCGTTCTACGTTGCGGCGCCGACGAGTACCGTTGACCTACGCTCTGCTGGCCCTGGGGACTTCGAGATCGAGAAGCGCAGCCCGGAGGAAGTGCTTTACGTTAAAGGAATCCGCATAGCCCCTGAAGGCGTCACAGCAATTTACTACGCGTTCGACATTACGCCGCCCCAGCTTGTAACGGGCATAATAACGGAGCGCGGCATTGCCTATCCTCCCTACAGCAAGAGCTTGATCTCAATTCTCGGGGCCGGAAACTAA
- the rplX gene encoding 50S ribosomal protein L24, whose product MTGGLMSRALSSQPRKVRKRMVYSLPLHKRSKRIVAPLSPELREKYRVKRVRVRKGDRVLILRGSFKGHEGRVTGVDVKRERIFVEGAVLRKSDGTEVPYPIHPSKVQVVELDLSDPRRREEIEKRAR is encoded by the coding sequence GTGACTGGTGGTCTAATGAGCAGGGCTCTCTCTTCACAGCCCAGGAAGGTAAGGAAGAGGATGGTGTACAGCCTACCGCTTCATAAACGGTCGAAACGGATCGTAGCGCCTTTGTCTCCGGAGCTTCGCGAAAAGTACCGCGTGAAAAGAGTTAGAGTTAGGAAAGGCGACAGGGTTCTCATCCTCCGCGGGTCGTTCAAGGGGCATGAAGGCAGAGTTACAGGTGTTGACGTGAAGCGAGAGAGAATCTTCGTCGAGGGTGCTGTTCTCAGGAAGTCTGATGGCACGGAGGTTCCATACCCTATTCACCCCTCTAAGGTTCAAGTTGTAGAGCTCGATCTCTCGGATCCCAGGCGCAGGGAGGAAATCGAGAAGAGAGCGAGGTGA
- a CDS encoding 30S ribosomal protein S4e — protein MSRKVKGSLRHLRVSVAPPHWPIPRKERVWTVKPSPGPHSLLSCIPLGILLRDFLGYTTTMRETRRVLAERTVLVDGRVVTDYKFPVGLMDVVQIVPEGKFYRVVPDKSRKLTLAEIGEEEAHLKLLRVRRKTMVRDGNIQLTFHDGRNYLVRVKDPGNPVEAPYSTFDVVLFDLKSKSILEHIPFEKGVLAIVVEGRNTGFLGRIEDIQTIFKRRDSLITLKAQSGEVARTVAEYVFPVGRDKPRVTVGVKP, from the coding sequence TTGAGCCGCAAAGTCAAGGGGTCTCTCAGGCACCTCAGAGTGAGCGTAGCCCCACCCCACTGGCCCATACCCCGGAAGGAGCGTGTGTGGACTGTTAAGCCCAGCCCGGGTCCCCACTCGCTGCTATCATGCATACCCTTAGGGATCCTTCTCCGAGATTTCCTCGGCTACACGACCACTATGAGGGAGACTAGGCGCGTGCTCGCGGAGCGCACTGTCCTGGTTGACGGAAGGGTGGTTACAGACTACAAGTTCCCGGTCGGACTCATGGACGTCGTGCAGATCGTACCAGAGGGTAAGTTCTACAGAGTGGTTCCCGACAAGTCCCGGAAGCTGACTTTAGCAGAGATAGGTGAAGAGGAGGCGCACCTAAAGCTCCTCAGAGTAAGGAGGAAGACGATGGTGAGAGACGGTAACATCCAGCTAACCTTCCACGATGGGAGAAACTACCTCGTCCGCGTTAAGGATCCAGGCAATCCTGTCGAGGCTCCGTACAGCACTTTCGATGTAGTGCTCTTCGACCTTAAGTCGAAAAGCATACTTGAGCACATCCCTTTCGAGAAAGGGGTTTTGGCGATCGTCGTGGAAGGCAGGAACACGGGCTTTCTAGGCCGCATAGAGGATATTCAAACAATCTTCAAGCGCCGAGACTCTCTCATCACGCTTAAGGCCCAGAGCGGTGAAGTAGCTCGTACAGTAGCCGAGTACGTGTTCCCAGTGGGAAGGGATAAGCCGCGGGTCACGGTGGGGGTTAAACCATGA
- a CDS encoding 50S ribosomal protein L5 yields MSGKVPYLDVGHPMRRVFVSKVVVNIGVGESGERLAKAAKLLETLTGQKPSFRRARKSIKEFGVKKGENIAVMVTLRGEKAISFLKRAFAAVENKISERSIDKHGNFSFGVKEHILLPGVKYDPEVGIFGFNVVVAMARPGFRVALRRRKRSKVPLRHRVTKEETIAYLEKVLGVKVVRGR; encoded by the coding sequence ATGAGCGGTAAGGTCCCTTACCTTGATGTAGGGCACCCGATGAGAAGAGTCTTCGTAAGTAAAGTGGTCGTCAACATCGGGGTCGGCGAGAGCGGCGAAAGGCTGGCGAAGGCCGCGAAGCTTCTCGAAACGCTCACGGGTCAGAAGCCGTCCTTCAGGAGGGCTAGGAAGTCTATCAAGGAGTTTGGCGTAAAGAAAGGCGAGAACATCGCAGTGATGGTGACCTTGAGGGGCGAGAAGGCTATCTCGTTCCTTAAGAGGGCTTTCGCTGCTGTTGAGAACAAGATAAGCGAGCGAAGCATCGATAAGCATGGCAACTTCTCCTTCGGTGTGAAGGAGCATATACTGCTCCCTGGGGTGAAGTATGACCCAGAAGTAGGCATCTTCGGCTTCAACGTGGTGGTTGCTATGGCGCGGCCCGGCTTCAGGGTGGCGCTGCGGCGGCGGAAGAGGTCCAAAGTCCCTCTTAGGCACAGGGTGACTAAAGAGGAAACGATAGCTTACCTCGAGAAGGTTCTAGGCGTCAAGGTTGTTAGAGGTAGGTGA
- a CDS encoding 30S ribosomal protein S14, giving the protein MGKIRAPKKRKMGKGSRRCTRCGTHEAIIRMYGLNLCRRCFREVAEQIGFKKYS; this is encoded by the coding sequence ATGGGGAAGATCCGCGCGCCGAAGAAGAGGAAGATGGGTAAGGGCAGCAGGCGCTGCACTAGGTGTGGTACTCACGAAGCTATTATAAGGATGTACGGGCTCAACCTCTGCAGGCGTTGCTTCAGGGAGGTTGCCGAGCAGATAGGTTTCAAGAAGTACTCTTAG
- a CDS encoding 30S ribosomal protein S8, with the protein MMMDTLANAMASIKNAEMKGKRECVIYPASNLIASVLNIMQKHGYIDGYEFVNDGRGGKFVVKLNGRINDCGVVKPRFSVKKDGYAEWERQYLPSRDIGILIVSTPSGVMSHREAREKGVGGVLLAYVY; encoded by the coding sequence ATGATGATGGACACTCTGGCTAACGCGATGGCGTCCATCAAGAATGCCGAAATGAAAGGTAAGCGGGAATGCGTAATCTACCCTGCTTCAAACCTCATTGCCTCCGTGCTGAACATCATGCAGAAGCACGGCTACATAGACGGGTATGAGTTCGTGAACGATGGGAGAGGGGGTAAGTTCGTGGTCAAGTTAAACGGGCGCATTAACGATTGCGGTGTCGTAAAGCCTAGGTTCTCGGTGAAGAAGGACGGCTACGCGGAGTGGGAGCGCCAGTACCTACCCTCGAGGGACATAGGGATCCTAATAGTATCCACTCCGAGCGGCGTGATGTCGCACCGAGAGGCTAGGGAGAAGGGTGTCGGTGGAGTCCTGCTGGCTTACGTTTACTAG
- a CDS encoding 50S ribosomal protein L32e, protein MGSGRPQLDEEVERALEVRERIKSKKPEFVRMNSWRLERLDDSWRSPRRSLDNKIRLQRKGFPPMVKVGYRGPALARGLHPSGFEEVLVHNVKDLERIDPKRQAVRIAATVGRRKRAEILKRAEELGITVLN, encoded by the coding sequence ATGGGAAGTGGCAGGCCTCAGCTGGATGAGGAGGTGGAGAGAGCTCTCGAAGTGAGAGAGAGGATCAAGTCTAAGAAGCCCGAGTTCGTGAGGATGAACTCCTGGCGTCTCGAGCGGTTAGACGACTCGTGGAGGAGCCCCCGCCGCTCTCTCGACAACAAGATCAGGCTTCAGCGAAAGGGTTTCCCGCCCATGGTTAAAGTAGGCTACAGGGGGCCTGCGCTGGCGAGAGGCCTTCACCCCTCCGGCTTCGAGGAGGTACTCGTGCATAACGTCAAAGATCTCGAGCGCATTGACCCCAAGAGGCAGGCCGTGAGGATTGCCGCTACAGTCGGCAGAAGGAAGAGGGCGGAGATTTTAAAGAGGGCTGAAGAGTTGGGCATCACCGTGCTGAACTAA
- a CDS encoding 50S ribosomal protein L19e, giving the protein MDLRLARRLAAEILGVGESRVWIDPEKAEDVAAAISKDDVRRLIKAGAISVRPASTPSRGRARARHEKRRKGRGRGPGSKKGPKVDEKRLWILRVRAQRKLLKELKSKGLIDTKTLRRVYRLVKGGFFRSRAHLKLYLQEHGLLKEGSASG; this is encoded by the coding sequence GTGGATCTGAGGCTTGCGCGCAGGCTTGCGGCTGAGATCCTCGGGGTCGGGGAGAGCCGCGTATGGATCGACCCCGAGAAAGCTGAGGACGTCGCAGCAGCCATTAGCAAGGATGATGTGAGGAGGCTGATTAAAGCTGGAGCGATTTCTGTACGCCCAGCCAGCACGCCTTCTAGAGGTAGGGCGCGGGCAAGGCATGAGAAGAGGAGGAAGGGTCGTGGCCGGGGACCTGGGAGCAAGAAGGGTCCCAAGGTCGATGAAAAGAGGCTCTGGATCCTGAGGGTTCGCGCTCAGAGGAAGCTGCTAAAGGAGCTTAAGAGTAAGGGGCTCATAGACACGAAGACGTTGCGTAGAGTGTACCGCCTCGTGAAGGGAGGCTTCTTCCGCAGTAGGGCTCACCTGAAGCTTTACCTTCAGGAGCACGGGCTTCTGAAAGAGGGGAGTGCGAGTGGCTAG
- a CDS encoding 50S ribosomal protein L18, with protein MARGPRYRVALKRRREGKTNYYKRRKLILSGKPRLVVRVLSRVAVVQILKADPKGDVTIVAAHSNELRKYGWKASRKNTPALYLLGLLAALKAKSKGVEEAVVDIGLHRPVKGARVFAAVKGALDGGLSIPVGEEVLPSDDRIRGEHIASYAALLKERSEDEFRLRFSSYLAQGLDPEKLPEHFDEVKQRILSAFAERL; from the coding sequence GTGGCTAGAGGGCCGCGCTACAGGGTTGCTCTAAAAAGGAGGAGAGAGGGAAAGACTAACTACTACAAGAGAAGGAAGCTGATCCTCTCTGGGAAACCGAGGCTTGTCGTCAGGGTACTCTCCAGGGTAGCTGTGGTTCAAATCCTTAAGGCTGATCCCAAGGGCGACGTGACCATCGTGGCAGCGCACTCTAACGAGCTGAGGAAGTACGGCTGGAAGGCTTCGCGGAAGAACACGCCAGCGCTTTACCTGCTCGGTCTCCTCGCCGCGCTAAAAGCTAAGAGTAAGGGCGTGGAGGAGGCTGTAGTTGACATAGGTCTTCACAGACCGGTTAAGGGTGCGCGGGTGTTCGCCGCGGTGAAAGGCGCTTTAGACGGCGGCTTATCGATACCTGTGGGGGAGGAGGTGCTTCCCTCCGACGACAGAATTCGAGGTGAGCACATCGCTAGCTATGCAGCGCTGCTTAAGGAGAGGAGCGAGGACGAGTTCAGATTAAGGTTCTCGAGCTACCTGGCGCAGGGGCTGGACCCCGAGAAGCTACCAGAGCACTTTGACGAAGTTAAGCAGAGGATTCTCAGCGCTTTTGCGGAGCGTTTATAA
- a CDS encoding 30S ribosomal protein S5, whose amino-acid sequence MVGIAARSEWVPRTELGRLVAEGKIRSMEEVFARKLPIKEVEIVDALLPDLRFEVLSVNFVQRQTDSGEVSQYQVTVAVGNENGYVGVGMGKSRQIGMAIEKAVRNAKLNIVPVRRGCGSWECLCGEPHSIPFRVEGKSGSVRVVLLPAPKGVGLVASDTAKVVLRLAGIKDIWTRAFGETRTTHNMAKSVYEALKMTYKFYTPDIWS is encoded by the coding sequence GTGGTGGGTATCGCTGCGCGGAGCGAGTGGGTTCCCAGAACGGAGCTAGGCAGGCTCGTGGCAGAGGGGAAAATAAGGAGCATGGAGGAGGTGTTTGCCAGGAAGCTGCCGATAAAGGAGGTGGAGATAGTCGACGCGCTGCTTCCCGACTTGCGCTTTGAGGTGCTCAGCGTTAACTTCGTTCAGAGGCAGACAGACTCGGGCGAGGTCAGTCAGTACCAGGTTACGGTTGCTGTCGGGAACGAGAACGGCTACGTAGGTGTCGGCATGGGCAAGTCTAGGCAGATCGGGATGGCTATCGAGAAGGCTGTGAGGAACGCTAAGCTCAACATAGTTCCCGTCAGGCGGGGCTGCGGAAGCTGGGAGTGCCTCTGCGGGGAACCTCACAGTATTCCCTTCAGAGTCGAGGGGAAGAGTGGGAGCGTTCGAGTGGTACTCCTTCCTGCACCGAAGGGAGTCGGGCTCGTTGCCTCGGACACGGCGAAGGTTGTTCTAAGGCTGGCGGGGATAAAGGATATCTGGACTCGCGCTTTCGGGGAGACGAGGACGACTCACAATATGGCTAAGAGCGTGTACGAGGCACTTAAAATGACTTACAAGTTCTACACGCCAGATATCTGGAGCTAA
- a CDS encoding 50S ribosomal protein L30, translated as MGLLLVVRLRGSPDRRPEEEKALSLLRLHKPYHAVLLRDTPDVRGMLKRTLENVVTYGEPDKDTLVELLRKRGRIAGNKPLTEDYLKTLGFSSFEELADALLAGKISPEDIPGLKPVFRLRPPSGGFRGTLRKNIGAGGECGYRGSRINELVRRMI; from the coding sequence ATGGGTCTCCTGCTGGTCGTCAGGCTGAGAGGGTCTCCTGACAGGCGACCCGAAGAGGAGAAAGCTCTATCGCTCCTGAGGCTGCATAAGCCATACCACGCCGTTCTGCTCCGCGACACACCCGACGTTAGAGGCATGCTGAAAAGAACACTTGAGAACGTGGTCACGTACGGCGAGCCCGATAAAGACACGCTCGTTGAACTTCTGCGTAAAAGGGGCAGAATCGCCGGGAACAAGCCGTTGACAGAGGATTACCTTAAGACTCTCGGCTTTTCCTCCTTCGAGGAGCTTGCTGACGCCCTCCTGGCTGGAAAGATTTCCCCAGAGGATATACCAGGGCTTAAACCTGTATTCAGGCTTAGACCCCCCTCAGGCGGTTTTCGAGGAACTCTCAGGAAGAATATCGGCGCGGGAGGAGAGTGCGGCTATAGAGGCTCACGGATAAACGAGCTTGTGCGCAGGATGATTTAA
- a CDS encoding uL15m family ribosomal protein, which produces MVRREKKSKYYRGSRTCGWGRVAQHRRSGRKGGRGRVGYHKHKWSWAVKYAPDWYGRHGFTQPPNLVAKWVTMNVGELDEKVEELVRQGVAVKVGDEYHVDLLKLGVNKLTGEGRVTRKLVVKTIAATKKAVAKIEQANGRVITSAVER; this is translated from the coding sequence GTGGTTAGGCGGGAGAAGAAGAGCAAGTACTACCGTGGTAGCAGGACGTGCGGGTGGGGTCGAGTAGCGCAGCACCGTAGGAGCGGCAGGAAAGGCGGGCGGGGGCGGGTCGGCTACCACAAGCACAAGTGGAGCTGGGCTGTCAAGTACGCACCAGACTGGTACGGCCGCCATGGCTTCACGCAGCCTCCCAACCTAGTCGCCAAGTGGGTGACAATGAACGTGGGGGAGCTGGACGAGAAAGTTGAGGAGCTTGTGCGGCAAGGCGTAGCTGTAAAGGTTGGCGACGAGTACCACGTAGACCTGCTGAAGCTGGGTGTTAACAAGCTCACCGGAGAAGGTAGAGTTACGAGGAAGCTTGTAGTGAAGACGATTGCCGCTACGAAGAAAGCTGTCGCTAAAATCGAGCAGGCGAATGGTAGAGTTATTACTTCAGCGGTGGAGCGGTAA
- the secY gene encoding preprotein translocase subunit SecY, whose protein sequence is MSWSERVSVLFRLLPEVSKPARRPTLGERLFWTGVVLIAYLTMGQIPLYGIPREAGGLGPLEVLRVVMASRRGTLVELGIGPIVTAGIVWQLLVGGKIVNLDLTTPAGRRAFAGLQKLTAILFAAIEAGAFVLGGVYGVLTATQQLLVFSQLLAASVIIILLDDLLEKGWGIGSAVSLFIAAGVAQQIFWELFSPIAVDDGLYYGFFPSLIAATASYATTGNSTLLKILVVRPHGYPDFVSFISMVLLLLFLAFLESAKITIPVSSARFGGARARIPLKLLYVSVIPVILVGALYANIVMLTQVLWPRINPANTNPVLNLIAMYNYTSHGTVPLPGSFVYYISAPRSLGAALADPVHTLLYALFYILFCVLFGAAWIITSGMDPETQAEQLAKAELQIPGFRKSEKVIASILKRYIWALTIFSSIVVGLVAVLSDILRAMGGGTGILLLVGITMQYYSILARERALEMYPTLARFFRE, encoded by the coding sequence ATGAGCTGGTCCGAGAGAGTAAGCGTCCTTTTCCGCCTACTGCCTGAGGTCAGCAAGCCGGCTAGGAGGCCCACTCTCGGTGAGCGCCTGTTCTGGACGGGTGTAGTGCTCATAGCGTACCTCACCATGGGTCAGATTCCGCTCTACGGAATCCCCCGTGAAGCAGGGGGCTTAGGCCCGCTAGAAGTTCTCAGGGTAGTGATGGCGTCGAGGAGGGGGACGCTCGTCGAGCTAGGGATCGGGCCGATCGTCACTGCCGGCATAGTATGGCAACTGCTCGTCGGCGGCAAAATAGTGAACTTGGATCTCACAACTCCCGCCGGCAGGAGAGCATTCGCGGGTCTTCAGAAGCTTACAGCCATCCTCTTCGCAGCTATCGAAGCTGGAGCGTTCGTTCTGGGAGGAGTCTACGGTGTGCTGACCGCGACGCAGCAGCTGCTCGTCTTCTCGCAGCTTCTCGCGGCTAGCGTGATCATCATCCTGCTCGACGACCTACTGGAGAAGGGTTGGGGTATAGGCAGCGCGGTCAGCTTATTCATAGCAGCTGGGGTAGCGCAGCAGATATTCTGGGAGCTCTTCAGCCCGATAGCGGTGGATGACGGCCTTTACTACGGCTTCTTCCCGTCTTTAATCGCCGCTACAGCCAGCTATGCGACTACGGGCAACTCCACTCTGCTGAAAATACTGGTTGTTAGGCCTCACGGATACCCAGATTTCGTGAGCTTCATTTCGATGGTGCTTCTGCTCCTGTTCCTGGCCTTTCTCGAGAGCGCTAAGATTACCATCCCCGTCTCTAGCGCCCGTTTCGGAGGTGCGAGGGCCAGGATACCCCTGAAGCTGCTCTACGTCTCGGTGATACCGGTAATACTCGTTGGAGCGCTTTACGCTAACATCGTGATGCTTACCCAGGTTCTCTGGCCCCGAATTAACCCTGCGAACACCAATCCCGTGTTGAACCTTATAGCGATGTACAACTACACCAGCCATGGTACGGTTCCGCTTCCAGGATCCTTCGTCTACTACATCAGCGCTCCGAGAAGCCTCGGCGCAGCGCTCGCGGATCCTGTTCATACACTCCTCTACGCGCTTTTCTACATTCTCTTCTGCGTTCTTTTCGGCGCGGCTTGGATCATCACTTCCGGAATGGACCCAGAGACCCAGGCAGAGCAGCTGGCTAAGGCGGAGCTGCAGATACCTGGCTTCAGGAAGAGTGAGAAGGTTATCGCTTCCATCTTGAAGCGCTACATCTGGGCCTTAACGATATTCAGCAGCATCGTAGTCGGTCTCGTCGCCGTGCTGAGCGACATACTGAGAGCGATGGGCGGTGGGACGGGAATACTCCTACTCGTCGGAATCACTATGCAGTACTACTCTATCCTTGCTCGCGAAAGAGCGCTAGAGATGTACCCAACCCTTGCTCGATTCTTCCGAGAGTAA
- a CDS encoding FaeA/PapI family transcriptional regulator — MPRKVTDKVLSRKKMIYEYLKKQGPIPTVEIVRDLGLSHSQVFYILRLLLREGKVREERRGKMAYWVAVE; from the coding sequence ATGCCGAGGAAGGTTACCGATAAGGTGCTCAGCAGGAAGAAGATGATATACGAGTACCTCAAGAAGCAGGGACCTATACCTACTGTAGAGATCGTGAGGGACCTGGGTTTATCGCACAGCCAGGTGTTCTACATCCTTAGGCTACTGCTCCGGGAAGGAAAGGTCAGGGAGGAGCGCCGAGGAAAGATGGCTTACTGGGTGGCAGTTGAATAG
- a CDS encoding RNA methyltransferase has translation MNWPPPKPRIRRAVAVPSSTFCQLKEPARTLHAAFLARALAIFRVEEVFIYEESSIRCSWLSKILRAFETPQYLRRLLVPQDEDLRFIGMAPPLAIPSHQLRGENLPYREGVVLRRKRGMVEVEAGLGEPITARGTAEPGSRVTLLREGDGWVVAGYNSLNVYWGYRVFCFNSLRELLDKTKDDYLTVLTSRYGVPFRELRGRIEEEARRRGMLLLVFGTWNRGLHEIARREGFNLEAFSSLVVNVAPLQGTRTIRTEEAVMIALSLLNDLLQ, from the coding sequence ATGAACTGGCCTCCCCCGAAGCCGCGGATCAGGAGAGCTGTAGCGGTACCTTCCTCGACTTTCTGCCAGCTCAAGGAGCCGGCCCGCACGCTCCACGCGGCTTTTCTCGCGCGGGCCTTGGCAATCTTCCGCGTGGAGGAAGTTTTCATCTACGAGGAGTCATCTATCCGCTGCAGCTGGCTCTCAAAGATCCTGCGAGCTTTTGAGACTCCTCAGTACTTGAGACGGTTGCTCGTTCCGCAGGACGAAGATCTGAGGTTCATAGGGATGGCTCCCCCGCTAGCTATACCTAGCCACCAGCTGCGCGGCGAAAACCTTCCCTACCGGGAGGGCGTTGTCCTGCGTAGAAAGCGGGGAATGGTCGAGGTAGAGGCTGGGCTCGGCGAGCCTATCACGGCGAGGGGGACGGCTGAGCCCGGTAGTAGGGTAACACTCCTGAGGGAGGGGGACGGCTGGGTTGTTGCCGGTTATAACTCGCTGAATGTCTACTGGGGTTACAGGGTGTTCTGCTTCAACAGCCTGAGAGAGCTGCTCGACAAAACTAAGGATGACTACCTCACTGTACTCACGTCGAGGTACGGGGTACCCTTCCGCGAGCTCAGGGGCAGAATTGAGGAGGAAGCGAGGAGGAGAGGTATGCTTCTGCTGGTTTTCGGAACCTGGAATAGGGGCCTTCACGAGATAGCTAGAAGGGAAGGCTTTAACCTGGAAGCTTTCTCAAGTCTGGTGGTCAACGTGGCGCCCCTTCAGGGAACCAGGACTATAAGAACGGAGGAAGCCGTCATGATAGCTCTCTCCCTGCTGAACGACCTGCTTCAGTGA
- a CDS encoding 50S ribosomal protein L3, protein MAKGHRPRRGSRAYWPRKRARSIVARVRRWPVTDEVRLLGFAGYKVGMLHIVGVEMQKSSPFYGQERVYAATVLEVPPLRVVGVRLYGRTPYGLKALGEVWAKEIPEDLERVFTTPKESKSFEEQLKKVEGLKPKVEHVRVIVATQPRLTGIGKKKPEVFEIAVGGPGPKALEYALSLLGKEVSVSEVFKEGDYCDVITVTRGKGLQGVVKRYGVAQMPRWHKHRKGHRRIGSVGPKKPAVMFYTPFAGQTGFHQRTEYNKPILKIGDIARENINPPGGWPHYGLIRSTYVVVKGSIPGPPKRLVKLRLPVRLLKKAEVPKVVYISTQPWPPR, encoded by the coding sequence TTGGCTAAGGGACACAGACCTCGCAGAGGCTCGCGTGCTTACTGGCCCAGGAAGAGAGCGCGGAGCATCGTAGCGCGGGTTAGAAGATGGCCGGTGACGGATGAAGTTAGGCTACTAGGCTTCGCCGGCTACAAAGTGGGCATGCTCCACATAGTGGGCGTAGAGATGCAAAAGAGCAGTCCATTCTACGGCCAGGAGCGGGTGTACGCAGCAACGGTACTTGAGGTGCCACCGTTGAGGGTAGTGGGTGTTCGGCTCTACGGTAGGACACCTTACGGGCTCAAAGCGCTGGGCGAGGTCTGGGCTAAGGAGATCCCAGAGGACCTCGAGAGAGTGTTCACGACACCTAAGGAGAGTAAGTCCTTCGAAGAACAGCTGAAGAAAGTAGAGGGATTGAAACCGAAGGTGGAGCACGTGCGGGTTATCGTCGCTACGCAACCTAGGTTGACAGGGATAGGGAAGAAGAAGCCTGAGGTTTTCGAAATCGCTGTAGGTGGTCCTGGACCCAAAGCTTTGGAGTACGCACTGAGCTTGCTAGGCAAGGAAGTTAGCGTGTCGGAGGTATTCAAAGAGGGTGACTACTGTGATGTCATTACGGTGACGAGGGGGAAGGGGCTCCAGGGAGTTGTAAAGAGGTACGGTGTTGCTCAGATGCCGAGGTGGCATAAGCACAGGAAAGGGCACCGCAGGATAGGGAGCGTTGGCCCGAAGAAGCCTGCTGTGATGTTCTATACGCCGTTCGCGGGCCAGACCGGCTTCCACCAGAGGACGGAGTACAACAAGCCGATTTTGAAGATAGGCGACATAGCTAGGGAAAACATTAACCCGCCGGGAGGCTGGCCGCACTACGGTCTCATCCGGAGCACTTACGTCGTGGTAAAGGGCAGCATCCCTGGCCCACCCAAGAGGCTTGTGAAGCTCAGGCTGCCCGTGAGGTTGCTGAAGAAAGCGGAGGTTCCCAAAGTCGTTTATATAAGCACGCAGCCGTGGCCGCCTAGGTGA